Proteins from a single region of Segatella copri:
- a CDS encoding Rpn family recombination-promoting nuclease/putative transposase: protein MGRYINPFTDWGFKRLFGQEFSKDLLINFLNDLFEGEFQIKDVTFKDKEQLGDTNDLRGCIFDIYCVTDDDKHFIVEMQNRWVPFFVNRSIYYASKAFIAQRKKFDEAGVRTAILYQFVPVYVVCIMNFMPKEHEVTKFRTDVALREKSSDSMFSDKLRFIYLSLPFFDKSEEECETGFEKWIYVLKYMEVLERLPFTAQKKIFDHLAKLADVRCLSSEEQEKYDESIKAADDYYSGLYGSYVEGEEKGMAKGIAKGRAEGRAEGELSKGLTIARNLLAMGMSWSQIMQATGLTEEELKPLQA, encoded by the coding sequence ATGGGTAGATACATCAACCCCTTTACCGATTGGGGCTTCAAGCGTCTCTTCGGTCAAGAGTTCAGCAAGGACTTGCTGATTAATTTTTTGAACGACTTGTTTGAAGGTGAGTTTCAAATCAAGGACGTAACATTCAAGGATAAGGAACAGCTTGGAGATACTAATGATCTCCGTGGCTGCATCTTTGACATCTATTGTGTTACCGACGATGACAAGCATTTCATCGTTGAGATGCAGAACAGATGGGTACCTTTCTTTGTGAATCGTTCCATCTATTATGCTAGTAAGGCTTTTATTGCCCAACGCAAGAAATTTGATGAAGCTGGTGTCCGCACAGCTATTTTATACCAGTTTGTACCGGTTTATGTGGTTTGCATCATGAATTTTATGCCAAAGGAGCATGAGGTGACAAAGTTTAGGACAGACGTTGCTTTGAGGGAGAAGTCTAGTGACTCGATGTTTTCTGACAAGCTTCGTTTCATCTATCTTTCTCTTCCTTTCTTTGATAAGAGTGAGGAAGAATGCGAGACAGGTTTTGAAAAATGGATTTATGTTTTGAAGTATATGGAAGTATTGGAAAGATTGCCTTTTACGGCACAGAAAAAGATATTCGATCATCTTGCTAAATTGGCGGATGTTCGTTGCTTGAGTAGTGAGGAGCAGGAAAAATACGATGAAAGTATTAAGGCCGCCGATGATTACTACTCCGGCCTTTATGGCTCTTATGTTGAAGGAGAGGAAAAAGGAATGGCTAAAGGTATTGCTAAAGGTAGAGCAGAAGGTAGAGCAGAAGGTGAATTATCTAAAGGTTTGACAATAGCCCGTAACTTGTTGGCAATGGGTATGTCTTGGTCGCAAATCATGCAGGCTACTGGATTGACAGAAGAAGAATTGAAGCCGCTTCAGGCGTAG
- a CDS encoding HU family DNA-binding protein encodes MEVKGTLKYRKVQRTPQTGENAGKKKWYATSVTDREVDFEGFVSHISDHGSPYSRGTIHGVLMDALDHLQELILDGKSVRLSDLGLFSIGMSSKAEDTKEKVTAASVEGVHLIVRNTKSWSNAELRKKCKIQEYGGYIGTDEEGTTGGGGTTQGSGSDTGQGGSGTTGGGTQEGGGGGSQDSGDGLE; translated from the coding sequence ATGGAAGTAAAAGGAACATTGAAATATCGTAAAGTACAGCGCACACCTCAGACTGGTGAAAACGCAGGTAAGAAGAAGTGGTATGCAACTTCGGTAACCGACCGCGAAGTGGACTTCGAGGGATTCGTATCGCATATCTCCGACCACGGCTCGCCTTACTCTCGTGGTACTATCCACGGTGTGCTGATGGATGCACTCGACCATCTGCAGGAGCTGATTCTCGACGGCAAGAGCGTGCGTCTCTCTGACCTCGGACTGTTCTCCATCGGTATGAGCTCCAAGGCGGAGGACACCAAGGAGAAGGTGACGGCTGCCAGCGTGGAGGGCGTACATCTTATTGTACGTAACACGAAGAGCTGGAGCAATGCCGAGCTGCGCAAGAAGTGCAAGATTCAGGAGTACGGCGGCTATATCGGCACCGACGAGGAGGGCACCACAGGCGGTGGCGGCACAACTCAGGGCAGCGGCTCTGACACCGGCCAGGGCGGCTCAGGTACTACCGGTGGCGGAACCCAAGAAGGCGGCGGAGGCGGCTCTCAGGATAGCGGCGATGGGCTTGAATAA
- a CDS encoding smalltalk protein — protein MKANTWKTILQIAISVLTAIATTLGVTSCSL, from the coding sequence ATGAAAGCAAATACTTGGAAAACGATTTTGCAGATTGCAATCTCCGTCCTTACAGCCATCGCTACTACGCTCGGAGTTACCAGCTGCAGCCTTTAA